A DNA window from Arachis hypogaea cultivar Tifrunner chromosome 18, arahy.Tifrunner.gnm2.J5K5, whole genome shotgun sequence contains the following coding sequences:
- the LOC112771526 gene encoding transcription factor bHLH133 yields MMGGNPNPNWWNNIPQHHHHQYEDDYSHINMMNMLDFTYSKKLPPSPPALSYKCNSSRISTNKNKNKKGRVSSQQHLIKVRKEKLGDRITSLHQLVSPFGKTDTASVLLEAIGYIGFLHSQIQTLTSPYLDNTNNPNSVTDGEDSKNKEKDLKSRGLCLVPISCTQHVGTQDYHHAADYWPSPFATGF; encoded by the exons ATGATGGGTGGGAACCCTAACCCTAACTGGTGGAATAATATccctcaacatcatcatcatcagtatGAAGATGACTATTCACACATCAACATGATGAACATGCTAGATTTCACTTATAGCAAGAAGCTACCACCATCACCACCAGCATTATCCTACAAG TGTAATAGTAGTAGAATTAGcactaacaagaacaagaacaagaaaggTAGGGTTTCAAGCCAACAACATCTCATCAAGGTGAGAAAGGAGAAGCTTGGTGATAGAATCACATCCCTTCATCAACTTGTTTCTCCATTTGGAAAG ACTGACACAGCTTCCGTTCTATTGGAAGCAATTGGATATATAGGATTCCTTCACTCTCAAATTCAGACACTGACCTCTCCTTATTTGGACAACACCAATAATCCAAACTCTGTAACT GATGGAGAAGATAGTAAGAATAAGGAAAAGGACTTAAAGAGTAGAGGCTTGTGCTTGGTTCCAATATCATGCACCCAACATGTTGGAACTCAAGATTATCATCATGCTGCCGATTACTGGCCATCACCATTTGCCACCGGATTTTAA
- the LOC112770661 gene encoding peroxisome biogenesis protein 2 yields MDREPPSSSGGAAVAGTTAPTESSSAPPQDAWIHTYNSFLPLWPSLSHSPQSTIPITISRVNQVDAARLDVEMSAMLKEQLVKVFSLMKPGMLFQYEAELDAFLEFLIWRFSIWVDKPTPGIALMNLRYRNERATESRQKVRTGLEGPGLTVAQKLWYCIATVGGQYIWARLQSFSAFRRWGDTEQRSLAQRIWILLQRVEGIYRAASFGNLLIFLCTGRYRNLIERALRARLVYGSPNMNRAVSFEYMNRQLVWNEFSEMLLLLLPLLNSSSVRNLFRPFSKDKSSSSAEDDTLCPICRATPTIPFVAIPCQHRYCYYCLRTRCAAAPSYRCSRCSEPVSAMQRHGGAPTE; encoded by the exons ATGGACAGAGAGCCACCGTCCTCGAGTGGCGGCGCTGCCGTTGCTGGAACCACTGCTCCAACAGAATCATCATCAGCGCCGCCACAAGATGCTTGGATTCACACATACAATTCCTTTCTCCCTCTCTGGCCCTCTCTCTCCCACTCTCCTCAG TCTACGATTCCGATTACGATATCGAGAGTTAACCAGGTTGATGCTGCAAGATTGGATGTGGAAATGTCCGCCATGTTGAAAGAGCAGCTTGTTAAAGTCTTCTCTTTAATGAAG CCAGGAATGTTATTTCAGTATGAGGCCGAGCTTGATGCTTTCCTTGAGTTCCTTATTTGGCGCTTCTCAATTTGGGTAGATAAGCCTACTCCAGGGATTGCTCTCATGAATCTCAGGTACAGGAATGAGCGCGCAACCGAATCCAGACAAAAAG TTAGAACTGGTTTGGAGGGACCAGGACTCACTGTAGCTCAGAAACTTTGGTATTGTATTGCCACTGTTGGTGGTCAGTATATTTGGGCTCGTCTACAATCTTTCTCTGCTTTTCGAAGATGGGGTGATACTGAGCAG agatCATTAGCACAGCGTATATGGATCTTGCTACAACGCGTAGAAGGAATTTATAGAGCTGCTTCATTTGGaaacttgttgatttttctttgtacTGGAAG GTATAGAAATCTTATTGAAAGAGCCTTAAGAGCAAGGCTTGTATATGGGAGCCCGAATATGAATCGCGCAGTTAGCTTTGAGTATATGAACCGACAACTAGTTTGGAATGAATTCTCG GAAATGTTGTTgctgcttcttcctcttcttaaCTCATCGTCTGTTAGAAATCTCTTTCGACCATTTTCTAAGGACAAATCTTCAAGTTCAGCTGAGGACGACACACTATGTCCCATTTGCCGGGCTACTCCAACTATTCCTTTTGTTGCAATTCCTTGTCAGCATAG ATACTGTTATTACTGTCTTCGGACGCGATGCGCTGCTGCTCCATCATATAGGTGTTCGAGGTGCAGTGAGCCAGTTAGTGCGATGCAGCGGCATGGTGGTGCCCCAACGGAATGA
- the LOC112770662 gene encoding auxin-responsive protein IAA27: MSTPLEHDYIGLAEKKKIPSSSSSSSSSEDGKTFKETELRLGLPGSESPERKPLSGVSLSLFGKLNNNNNVMNHHVHVAGAKRGFSDAIDAKWGFSDAHGSDSDLGKASALFSPRGAGNVVGKPPLDPKTISTQQGNTINTPASASQAIKESKPLQEKNPQLPATNEHASAPASKAQVVGWPPIRSFRKNTMASNLTKNNDEAEGKPGFGCLYVKVSMDGAPYLRKVDLKTYSNYKELSSALEKMFSCFTIGQCNSPGLPGKDGLSESSLRDLLHGSEYVLTYEDKDGDWMLVGDVPWEMFTDSCRRLRIMKGSEAIGLAPRAVEKSKSQN, translated from the exons ATGTCTACACCTTTGGAACATGATTACATAGGCttagcagagaagaagaagataccttcatcatcatcttcttcttcttcttctgaagatgGAAAGACCTTCAAGGAGACTGAGTTAAGGCTTGGCCTACCAGGTTCTGAGTCTCCAGAGAGAAAACCACTTTCTGGGGTGTCTCTCTCTCTATTTGGGAAgctcaataacaacaacaatgtgATGAACCACCATGTCCATGTGGCTGGTGCTAAGAGAGGCTTTTCTGATGCCATTGATGCTAAATGGGGTTTCTCTGATGCTCATGGATCTGACTCTGACTTGGGAAAAGCTTCTGCTTTGTTTTCACCAAGAGGAGCAGGGAATGTTGTTGGAAAGCCTCCATTGGACCCCAAAACCATTAGCACCCAGCAAGGAAATACCATTAACACCCCTGCTTCTGCTTCACAAGCCATCAAAGAGTCCAAGCCTCTTCAGGAAAAGAACCCTCAACTTCCTGCTACTAATGAACATGCTAGTGCTCCTGCTTCTAA GGCACAGGTTGTGGGGTGGCCACCAATTCGATCGTTTCGAAAGAACACCATGGCCTCTAATTTGACAAAGAACAATGATGAAGCTGAAGGGAAACCAGGATTTGGTTGTTTGTATGTGAAGGTAAGCATGGATGGTGCTCCTTATCTAAGAAAGGTTGATCTCAAAACCTATAGCAACTATAAGGAACTTTCTTCAGCTCTTGAGAAGATGTTCAGCTGCTTCACCATTG GTCAGTGCAACTCTCCTGGGCTGCCTGGAAAAGATGGATTAAGTGAGAGCTCTTTGAGGGATCTTCTCCATGGCTCTGAATATGTTCTTACTTATGAAGACAAGGATGGAGATTGGATGCTTGTGGGAGATGTTCCTTGGGA GATGTTCACTGACTCGTGCAGGAGACTGAGGATCATGAAAGGGTCTGAGGCAATTGGACTAG CTCCAAGAGCAGTGGAAAAATCAAAGAGCCAAAACTAG
- the LOC112772553 gene encoding protein NRT1/ PTR FAMILY 1.2-like: MEKEMEGALVEEEMNEQQEEEKQDMNNNQRCKGGLITMPFIIGNEALAKMASVGLSPNMIVYLIGDYRLRVVKATKIMFFWFAATNFAPLFGAFLADSYLGRFLAIAFGSIITFLGMALLWLTAMIAEARPSPLSHESATAPQLALLITCFALISIGGGGIFCSLAFGADQLNNNNNKKERVLESFISWYIASQAVSVVFSLTAIVYIQDRYGWKLGFGVPAALMLLSTVFFFLLSHRYVKHKPHKSLLTSFAQVIVVAFKNRKLQLPPTTHHPILYHHNKDSTLVAPSHKLRFLNKACIVTNNNNNSSWSVCTIEQVEELKAIIKVIPLWSSGFMLSISSSQSSFFLLQAKTMNRHITSNFQIPAGSFPVFIMISVFITAGVYDRLIIPLASKLRGKPVRISAKNRMGIGLFFCFLDLVVSAVVENIRRRKAIREGYIDNPEAILDMSAMWLIPHNVLNGIAEAFNAIGQSEFYYTEFPRSMSSIAAALFSFGSAIGNLLASLIFSIVDDITSKEGKQSWVSDNINKGHYDKYYWVLAIMSAVNMVYYLVCNWAYGPTIEDAAGNRVHEEEEK; this comes from the exons ATGGAGAAGGAAATGGAGGGTGCTTTGGTTGAAGAGGAAATGAATgagcaacaagaagaagaaaagcaagaCATGAATAATAATCAAAGGTGCAAGGGTGGACTCATTACCATGCCTTTCATTATAG GAAATGAAGCACTGGCAAAGATGGCAAGTGTGGGGCTATCCCCAAACATGATAGTGTATTTGATTGGAGACTACAGACTCAGAGTGGTTAAAGCAACAAAGATTATGTTCTTTTGGTTTGCTGCTACCAATTTTGCTCCTCTCTTTGGTGCTTTCCTTGCTGATTCTTATTTGGGTCGCTTTCTTGCCATTGCTTTTGGTTCAATTATCACTTTTCTG GGGATGGCACTATTATGGTTAACAGCCATGATAGCAGAGGCAAGACCCTCACCTTTGAGCCATGAATCAGCAACAGCACCCCAACTTGCACTCCTAATCACTTGCTTTGCACTCATATCCATTGGAGGAGGTGGAATCTTCTGCTCCTTAGCATTTGGTGCAGACcaactcaacaacaacaacaacaaaaaggagagggtgttggagagtttcataAGTTGGTACATTGCTTCACAAGCAGTTTCTGTTGTTTTCTCCTTAACTGCAATTGTTTACATTCAAGACCGGTATGGATGGAAACTGGGTTTTGGTGTTCCTGCGGCACTTATGTTGTTGTCAAccgtcttcttctttcttctttctcaccGTTATGTGAAGCATAAACCTCACAAAAGCTTGCTCACTAGCTTTGCTCAGGTCATTGTTGTTGCATTCAAGAATAGAAAGCTTCAACTTCCACCTACTACTCACCATCCAATACTCTATCACCATAACAAGGACTCAACCCTTGTTGCTCCATCTCACAAACTAAG GTTTCTGAATAAAGCTTgcatagtcactaataacaataataatagttcATGGAGTGTTTGCACAATAGAGCAAGTGGAAGAATTGAAGGCCATAATAAAGGTAATTCCTCTATGGAGTAGCGGTTTCATGTTATCAATAAGCAGTAGCCAAAGCTCATTTTTTTTGCTACAAGCAAAAACCATGAACAGGCACATAACTTCAAACTTCCAAATCCCAGCAGGTTCTTTTCCTGTCTTCATTATGATCTCAGTATTCATAACTGCTGGTGTTTATGACCGTCTCATCATTCCCTTGGCATCAAAACTTAGAGGAAAACCAGTTAGGATAAGTGCCAAGAACAGAATGGGGATTGGCTTGTTCTTCTGCTTCTTGGACTTGGTAGTTTCAGCAGTTGTTGAGAACATTAGAAGGAGGAAAGCAATTAGAGAAGGTTACATTGATAATCCTGAAGCAATTTTGGACATGTCTGCAATGTGGCTTATTCCACACAATGTTTTGAATGGAATTGCAGAAGCATTCAATGCAATAGGCCAATCTGAATTCTATTATACTGAGTTTCCAAGAAGCATGTCAAGCATTGCTGCAGCCTTGTTCAGCTTTGGAAGTGCTATAGGAAACTTGTTAGCTTCTCTAATATTCAGCATTGTGGATGACATCACTTCCAAAGAGGGAAAACAGAGTTGGGTTTCTGATAATATTAATAAGGGTCATTATGACAAGTATTATTGGGTTCTTGCCATTATGAGTGCTGTTAATATGGTTTACTATTTGGTTTGTAATTGGGCTTATGGACCTACCATTGAAGATGCTGCTGGAAACAGGGTTCATGAAGAGGAGGAAAaatga
- the LOC112770809 gene encoding large ribosomal subunit protein uL2x encodes MGRVIRAQRKGAGSVFKSHTHHRKGAARFRSLDFGERNGYLKGVVTDIIHDPGRGAPLAKVTFRHPFRYKKQTELFVAAEGIYTGQFIYCGKKATLVVGNVLPLRSIPEGAVICNVEHHVGDRGVFARASGDYAIVISHNPDNDTSRIKLPSGSKKIVPSGCRAMIGQVAGGGRTEKPLLKAGNAYHKFRVKRNCWPKVRGVAMNPVEHPHGGGNHQHIGHASTVRRDAPPGQKVGLIAARRTGRLRGQAAATAAKADKTT; translated from the exons ATGGGTAGAGTCATCCGCGCACAGCGTAAGGGTGCTGGGTCCGTCTTCAAGTCCCACACCCATCACCGCAAGGGCGCCGCCAGGTTCCGCAGCCTCGACTTCGGCGAGCGCAACGGTTACCTCAAGGGTGTGGTGACCGACATCATCCACGACCCCGGCCGCGGTGCTCCACTCGCCAAGGTGACTTTCCGCCACCCATTCAGGTACAAGAAGCAGACGGAGCTGTTCGTCGCTGCTGAAGGTATCTACACCGGCCAGTTCATCTACTGCGGGAAGAAGGCCACACTCGTGGTCGGAAATGTTTTGCCACTCAGATCCATCCCCGAAGGAGCTGTCATTTGCAACGTCGAGCACCACGTTGGTGACCGCGGTGTCTTCGCCAGGGCATCTGGTGATTACGCCATTGTTATCAGCCACAACCCCGATAATGACACTTCTAG GATCAAGCTCCCATCTGGTTCAAAGAAGATTGTGCCAAGTGGATGCAGGGCCATGATTGGACAAGTTGCCGGTGGTGGAAGAACTGAGAAGCCACTCCTCAAGGCTGGTAATGCTTACCACAAATTCAGGGTCAAGAGGAACTGCTGGCCCAAGGTTCGTGGTGTTGCTATGAATCCAGTTGAGCATCCCCACGGTGGAGGTAACCATCAACACATTGGTCATGCCAGTACTGTTAGGCGTGATGCTCCACCCGGCCAAAAGGTTGGTCTCATTGCTGCAAGGAGGACCGGTCGTCTTAGGGGTCAAGCTGCCGCAACTGCTGCTAAGGCTGATAAGACCACTTGA